From the Oryza glaberrima chromosome 5, OglaRS2, whole genome shotgun sequence genome, one window contains:
- the LOC127772953 gene encoding uncharacterized protein LOC127772953 has protein sequence MAIPTKEEVEHNEEDNTFSRLQLLAQQRRAMEEFWRRSQEQIEASAGNHEHILPIDCVKNVIRPKDDAMMLSADTPTFVTKLCELFVQELTLRAWVCANSHNRDIILGTDIAEAITTTESYHFLGNVLRSHKALGSTAPDIDTSARKHIKLDQMTSLYHSTQEMQASRLAGYPPHVPIYPPIGQMGTQHTLSPFAFMMQGESLLNMKREKSLVNEVMVCTNKMSINNFDGATSIGGGSSSDAAIVVQQGETTHPFSSQNACPSLEDNYVVPMPTGHVQSFSPPTNINVKKLHQEEKNIYQDVAEEDMSNESLEGSQKDEDLFLHEK, from the coding sequence ATGGCGATTCCAACaaaggaggaggtggagcacAATGAGGAGGACAATACATTTTCAAGGTTGCAATTGCTTGCACAACAACGGCGTGCCatggaggaattctggaggaggaGCCAAGAACAAATCGAGGCATCTGCAGGCAACCATGAGCATATACTACCAATTGACTGCGTGAAGAATGTCATTCGACCAAAGGATGATGCTATGATGCTATCTGCTGATACACCAACTTTTGTGACAAAACTTTGTGAGCTCTTCGTGCAGGAGCTCACCCTCCGTGCATGGGTATGTGCCAACTCTCACAATCGTGACATCATATTAGGCACAGACATTGCTGAGGCAATCACCACCACTGAATCCTATCACTTTCTTGGTAATGTACTTCGTAGCCACAAAGCATTAGGAAGTACTGCTCCTGACATAGATACTTCTGCTAGGAAGCATATTAAGCTAGACCAAATGACCTCACTCTACCATTCTACCCAAGAAATGCAGGCCTCACGTTTAGCTGGGTATCCACCCCATGTTCCTATATATCCTCCTATAGGTCAAATGGGAACTCAACACACGCTGTCTCCATTCGCTTTCATGATGCAAGGAGAATCTCTTCTCAAcatgaaaagagaaaaatcccTAGTTAATGAAGTGATGGTATGCACCAACAAGATGAGCATAAACAACTTTGATGGAGCTACTAGTATtggtggtggtagtagtagtgATGCTGCTATTGTTGTCCAGCAAGGGGAAACTACACACCCATTCTCATCCCAGAATGCATGTCCTTCCCTAGAAGATAACTATGTTGTTCCCATGCCTACGGGACATGTTCAGAGTTTTAGCCCTCCTACTAATATCAATGTCAAGAAGCTACATCAAGAGGAGAAAAACATCTATCAAGATGTTGCTGAAGAGGACATGTCCAATGAGTCTTTGGAGGGAAGCCAGAAGGATGAGGACCTATTTCTTCATGAGAAATAA
- the LOC127774878 gene encoding linoleate 9S-lipoxygenase 6-like — MQMPFCPKLWSSAAPAPAQPGSVVINGTVVVANHFGLSAPGKSTTLRLFSGTEVDHETRKGRLSAEAALRGGKKTRHGKASTTTYQVTFFVDGEFGTPGAVAVKNGNRNDQFFLRHVRLDLAEDRSIHFDCNSWVYPYKKTTSDRVFFINTSYLPDKTPEALRLLREEELRSLRGNGRGERKDWERIYDFDYYNDLGNPDNDDHVRPVLGGTKTHPYPRRCRTGRPLSKTDGVTETRKHKLINLDYYIPPDERFSPGKLAEVLAMGVQAVTHFVIPEARSIFHGDVVNFKSTEQLRADLYGKPPQPAADARVMDELKSSVPSHKTYKQVSRIVKDNPAKFPTPQVIHYDTEAWRSDEEFAREMLAGLNPVVIKRLEVFPPNKSKITTDDIMTQIGGLTIQQAMEQKRMYILDHHDYLMPYLRRINTEGVCVYASRTLLFLRDDGALRPVAIELSLPDGGVGGGEISRVFLPASQGTDAHLWHLAKTHVAVNDSGYHQLISHWLFTHATVEPFIIATRRQLSAMHPIHKLLDPHFKDNMQINTLARSILLNAGGLLEKIMYPGKYSMEMSSDIYAHWRFTEQSLPNDLIKRGMASRDPKARGGVSLHIEDYPYAVDGIDVWLAIEGWVRSYCDHFYHADAAVAGDAELQAWWDDVRRVGHGDRQGDAACWLDLDTVAGLVETLSTLIWTASALHAAVNFGQYGYAGYPPNRPTRCRRFVPLPGSPEMAQLEADPGRFFLETVPDRFTATLGIALIEVLSNHTSDEVYLGQRATSTWTDDGEVLLLLDRFRDELRRVEKRVEERNKDPRLVNRRGPVRVPYTLLYPDAGDVAGKEKGITGRGIPNSVSI; from the exons ATGCAAATGCCCTTCTGCCCGAAGCTctggagctcggcggcgccggcgccggcgcagccgGGGAGCGTGGTCATCAATGGCACGGTGGTCGTCGCCAACCACTTCGGCCTCTCGGCTCCCGGCAAGTCCACCACCCTCCGCCTCTTCAGCGGCACGGAGGTCGATCACG AGACGAGGAAGGGGAGGCTGAGCGCGGAGGCGGCGTTGAGGGGAGGGAAGAAGACGAGGCACGGGAAGGCGAGCACGACGACGTACCAGGTGACGTTCTTCGTCGACGGCGAGTTCGGGACGCCGGGCGCCGTGGCCGTCAAGAACGGGAACCGGAACGACCAGTTCTTCCTCCGGCACGTCCGGCTGGACCTCGCCGAGGACCGGAGCATCCACTTCGACTGCAACTCCTGGGTCTACCCCTATAAGAAGACCACCTCCGACCGCGTCTTCTTCATCAACACG AGCTACCTGCCAGATAAGACGCCAGAGGCGCTGCGGCTGTTACGGGAGGAGGAGCTCAGAAGCCTGAGAGGGAATGGGCGCGGGGAGAGGAAGGACTGGGAGCGCATCTATGACTTCGACTACTATAACGACCTCGGCAACCCTGACAACGATGACCATGTCCGCCCCGTCCTCGGTGGCACCAAGACCCACCCCtaccctcgccgctgccgcaccgGCCGCCCCCTCAGCAAGACCG ACGGGGTGACGGAGACGCGGAAGCACAAGCTGATAAACCTGGACTACTACATCCCGCCGGACGAGCGGTTCAGCCCGGGGAAGCTGGCGGAGGTGCTGGCGATGGGGGTGCAGGCGGTGACCCACTTCGTCATCCCGGAGGCCCGCTCCATCTTCCACGGCGACGTCGTCAACTTCAAGTCCACGGAGCAGCTGCGCGCCGACCTCTACGGCaagccgccgcagccggcggcggacgcCAGGGTCATGGACGAGCTCAAGTCCTCCGTGCCGTCGCACAAGACGTACAAGCAGGTTTCCAGGATTGTCAAGGACAACCCCGCCAAGTTCCCCACCCCTCAAGTCATCCACT ATGACACTGAGGCGTGGAGGAGCGACGAGGAGTTCGCGAGGGAGATGCTGGCAGGGCTCAACCCGGTGGTGATCAAGCGGCTGGAG GTGTTTCCTCCAAACAAGAGCAAGATAACCACGGACGATATCATGACCCAGATTGGAGGTCTGACCATTCAACAG GCGATGGAGCAGAAACGGATGTACATCCTGGACCACCACGACTACCTGATGCCATACCTCCGGCGGATAAACACGGAGGGGGTGTGCGTGTACGCGTCGCGCACGCTGCTCTTCCTCAGGGACGACGGCGCCCTCCGGCCCGTCGCCATCGAGCTCAGCTTgcccgacggcggcgtcggcggcggcgagatcagCAGGGTGTTCCTCCCGGCGAGCCAGGGCACCGATGCGCACCTTTGGCACCTCGCCAAGACTCATGTCGCCGTCAACGATTCTGGGTACCATCAGCTCATCAGCCACTG GCTGTTCACGCACGCGACAGTGGAGCCGTTCATCATCGCGACGAGGAGGCAGCTGAGCGCGATGCACCCGATCCACAAGCTCCTGGACCCGCACTTCAAGGACAACATGCAGATCAACACCTTGGCCAGGAGCATACTGCTCAACGCCGGTGGCCTCCTGGAGAAGATCATGTACCCGGGGAAGTACTCCATGGAGATGTCCTCCGATATCTATGCCCATTGGAGGTTCACCGAGCAGTCCCTGCCTAATGATCTCATCAAGAG GGGGATGGCGTCCAGGGACCCcaaggcgcgcggcggcgtgtcCCTCCACATCGAGGACTACCCGTACGCCGTCGACGGCATCGACGTGTGGCTCGCCATCGAGGGCTGGGTGCGCAGCTACTGCGACCACTTCTACCacgccgacgcggcggtggccggcgacgccgagctGCAGGCGTGGTGGGACGACGTCCGCCGCGTGGGCCACGGCGACCGGCAGGGCGACGCCGCGTGCTGGCTGGACCTCGACACCGTCGCGGGCCTCGTCGAGACGCTGTCGACGCTCATCTGGACCGCGTCGGCGCTGCACGCCGCCGTCAACTTCGGCCAGTACGGCTACGCCGGGTACCCGCCGAACCGGCCGACGCGGTGCCGGCGGTTCGTGCCGCTCCCGGGGTCGCCGGAGATGGCGCAGCTGGAGGCCGACCCGGGCCGGTTCTTCCTGGAGACGGTGCCCGACCGGTTCACGGCGACGCTGGGGATCGCGCTGATCGAGGTGCTGTCCAACCACACCTCCGACGAGGTGTACCTCGGGCAGCGCGCGACGTCGACGTGgacggacgacggcgaggtgctgctgctgctggacaGGTtccgcgacgagctccggcgggtGGAAAAGAGGGTGGAGGAGAGGAACAAGGACCCCAGGCTCGTCAACCGGAGGGGCCCCGTGAGGGTGCCGTACACGCTGCTCTACCcggacgccggcgacgtcgccggcaAGGAGAAGGGGATCACCGGGAGAGGGATACCCAACAGCGTCTCCATCTGA